Proteins encoded by one window of Manduca sexta isolate Smith_Timp_Sample1 chromosome 12, JHU_Msex_v1.0, whole genome shotgun sequence:
- the LOC115452156 gene encoding aldo-keto reductase AKR2E4, with amino-acid sequence MALWSMDVHARAWICLLIAFLSYRWVQCAELSFLLNDGNRIPAVALGTSLGHQPDGTRILSVNHSLAEAVQWALEAGYKHIDTAALYRTEAEVGRGVRMYIDNNGRRSDVYVTTKLWNDAHDREEVLPALRKSLEELQMDYVDLYLMHYPMAYHKDGSISSTDYLTTWAAMEEAKDLNLTRSIGVSNFNLTQMERLWNNCRIKPAVLQIEVNPTITQDELVQWCKEHGVVVTAYTPFGAILGRKSDAPPPRADHPLLKRLADKYHKTVAQILIRYLLDREIVAIPRSTNKGRIRENIDVLDFQLTAEEVSDLSQFNINYRLRTPAKWYPHPEFPFEKKNLTDEQIKFIIEHSRED; translated from the exons ATGGCGTTGTGGAGTATGGACGTGCACGCACGTGCCTGGATCTGCTTACTAATAGCATTTCTTAGCTACAGATGG GTCCAATGTGCAGAATTATCATTCCTATTGAATGATGGCAATCGGATACCGGCTGTCGCTTTAGGCACCAGTTTGGGACATCAGCCAGAT GGCACGAGGATACTCTCAGTCAACCATTCGCTGGCGGAGGCGGTACAATGGGCATTGGAGGCTGGGTACAAGCACATAGACACAGCAGCCTTGTACCGGACGGAGGCGGAGGTCGGGAGGGGCGTGCGGATGTACATCGACAACAACGGCCGCAGATCAGACGTTTATGTTACTACTAAA CTTTGGAACGACGCCCACGACAGGGAAGAAGTGTTGCCAGCATTGAGGAAATCTCTAGAGGAGCTGCAGATGGATTACGTAGATCTGTATTTAATGCACTATCCAATGGCGTATCAT AAAGACGGTAGCATCAGTTCCACCGATTACCTTACAACGTGGGCTGCCATGGAAGAGGCAAAAGATCTGAATCTCACCAGGTCGATCGGAGTGTCGAACTTCAACCTCACGCAAATGGAACGGCTGTGGAACAACTGCAGGATCAAACCTGCCGTCCTGCAAATCGAG GTGAATCCAACAATAACTCAGGACGAGCTGGTCCAATGGTGCAAGGAACACGGAGTGGTGGTCACAGCGTACACTCCATTCGGGGCCATCCTGGGACGCAAGAGTGACGCGCCGCCTCCCAGAGCTGACCACCCACTGCTGAAGAGACTCGCTGACAAATACCACAAGACTGTTGCCCAGATACTGATTAGATATCTG TTGGATCGTGAGATAGTTGCAATACCGAGGTCTACGAACAAGGGACGTATCCGAGAGAACATAGACGTGCTCGACTTCCAACTCACAGCCGAGGAAGTATCAGATCTGTCTCAATTCAACATCAATTACAGGCTTAGGACGCCCGCCAAATGGTACCCGCATCCAGAGTTCCCGTTCGAGAAAAAG